The genomic segment AATGTACATTCTCAAGACGAGAAATATTACCTTTCTGTGTATGTAGTCTCTTGGCAAGTTCCTCTTGGGTTAACCCAGCATTCTTGCGAAGACCAATCAATTTTTTTCTAACATGATAAGCAGCAGACAATGATTCGTATTCTGCCCTTACGTCTGGATCACGTAATGCTTTCTTTTTAAAATTATAAAATGTGGGACGGGTCATGGTTGTTTCACCTCCTTCATCCGTTTTCTTGCTAAATCTATTTCTTTTTTGGGTGCTTTTTGAGATTTTTTAATAAATGAATGCAGAATAATAATCTCTTGGTTTCTGATTGTACAAAACAAGGAACGCCCGATGCCTTCCTTTCCTTTTGCCCTAATTTTAAAGAGTCCATTTCCCATCGAAGCAGTATAAGGGTCGCCCAGTGCCGGGCCATATTCCTCCATCATTTCAAGAATATGCAGAAAATTAGCCAATATTCCTTTTGGGAAT from the Syntrophales bacterium genome contains:
- a CDS encoding type II toxin-antitoxin system RelE/ParE family toxin produces the protein MNWCVTFYNEKVEKKALAFPKGILANFLHILEMMEEYGPALGDPYTASMGNGLFKIRAKGKEGIGRSLFCTIRNQEIIILHSFIKKSQKAPKKEIDLARKRMKEVKQP
- a CDS encoding helix-turn-helix transcriptional regulator, which gives rise to MTRPTFYNFKKKALRDPDVRAEYESLSAAYHVRKKLIGLRKNAGLTQEELAKRLHTQKGNISRLENVHSKMSPKLSTIEEYAKAGGFKLELDFVPQKTLKSHDL